Proteins found in one Helicobacter kayseriensis genomic segment:
- a CDS encoding type I restriction-modification system subunit M, with the protein MSVSKESINAIVWKACDGFRGSMDSSKYKDYILSMLFVKYLSDFYKEKLQILRDKYNGDEERIKRSLAREKFVLDESCTFEYLLQNKEANNLGEIINKALAKIEEDNPSKLDGIFRNVDFNDKNLLGEVKERNAILRNLLEVFDDEDLDLSPSKISQRDVIGDAYEFLISEFASDAGKKGGEFFTPSEVSALLAKLVSAKEGDRIYDPTCGSGSLLIKVSKEVGSENFAIYGQEKNSQTHSLCRMNMYLHEINDAQIEWGDTIRNPLQIQNDALMKFDVIVANPPFSLDQWGVEEAKDDRWKRFASYPLPPKSNGDYAFILHMIHSLAPYGRMGVVLPHGVLFRGSNEGKIRKQIIDENLLDAVIGLPANLFYGTSIPACILIFKKDREDQDILFIDASKEFQKGKRQNKLTEDNINKIFTTYHQRQEIEKYSHIATIKEIQENDCNLNIPRYVDTYEEEEEVDIPSTLEKINHLNEEIAKTQKKMDAYLKELGLA; encoded by the coding sequence ATGTCAGTATCAAAAGAATCAATCAATGCAATCGTATGGAAAGCCTGCGATGGATTCCGTGGGAGTATGGATAGCTCCAAATACAAAGACTACATCCTTAGTATGCTTTTTGTCAAATACCTTTCAGATTTTTATAAAGAAAAATTACAAATCTTGCGCGATAAATACAATGGAGATGAAGAAAGGATCAAGCGAAGCTTGGCTAGAGAAAAATTCGTGCTTGATGAGAGTTGCACCTTTGAGTATTTGCTCCAAAACAAAGAGGCCAACAATCTAGGAGAGATCATCAACAAAGCTCTAGCCAAAATCGAAGAGGACAATCCTAGCAAGCTTGATGGAATCTTTCGCAATGTAGATTTCAATGACAAAAATCTCTTAGGAGAGGTCAAGGAAAGAAATGCGATCTTGAGAAATCTGCTTGAGGTTTTTGATGATGAAGATTTAGATCTCTCTCCTAGCAAAATTTCCCAAAGAGATGTGATCGGTGATGCTTATGAGTTTCTGATCTCAGAGTTTGCAAGCGATGCGGGCAAAAAAGGAGGAGAGTTTTTTACTCCTAGTGAGGTTTCTGCTCTTTTGGCTAAGCTTGTCAGTGCAAAAGAGGGAGATCGGATCTATGATCCAACTTGCGGATCAGGCTCTTTGCTGATCAAGGTGAGCAAAGAGGTGGGAAGTGAAAACTTCGCTATCTATGGACAAGAGAAAAACTCTCAAACCCATTCACTCTGCCGGATGAATATGTATCTGCACGAGATCAATGACGCCCAAATCGAGTGGGGTGATACGATCAGGAATCCTCTGCAAATCCAAAACGATGCACTAATGAAGTTTGATGTGATCGTGGCAAATCCTCCATTTTCGCTTGATCAATGGGGAGTTGAAGAAGCCAAAGATGACAGATGGAAGAGATTTGCAAGCTATCCACTTCCTCCTAAGAGCAATGGAGATTATGCTTTTATCTTGCATATGATTCACTCCCTTGCTCCTTATGGAAGAATGGGCGTTGTCTTGCCTCATGGTGTGTTATTTCGCGGAAGTAATGAGGGCAAGATCCGTAAGCAAATCATCGATGAAAACCTCCTTGATGCAGTGATCGGACTCCCTGCCAATCTTTTCTATGGCACTTCTATCCCTGCATGTATTTTGATTTTCAAAAAAGACAGGGAGGATCAAGATATTCTCTTCATTGATGCAAGCAAAGAGTTTCAAAAAGGCAAACGCCAAAACAAGCTCACAGAGGACAATATCAATAAGATTTTTACGACCTATCATCAGCGTCAAGAGATTGAGAAATACTCTCATATCGCGACCATTAAAGAGATCCAAGAAAATGATTGCAACCTCAATATCCCTCGCTATGTAGATACCTATGAAGAGGAGGAGGAAGTAGATATCCCCTCCACACTAGAGAAGATCAATCACCTCAATGAAGAAATCGCCAAAACGCAGAAAAAAATGGATGCCTATCTCAAAGAATTGGGGCTAGCGTGA
- a CDS encoding restriction endonuclease subunit S, with the protein MRTLKDIAHIQVGLTLSRTRATLTNLEKYPYRSVSINAFCENGITMLQGYENSYLASEQISSEHLTQEGDVLVRLRDPIRSIHISKAEEGLLISSLIAVIRPNPKIVLGKFLAFYLNSSLPQAFFQSKIKGTAIATIKLSDLKDLKIPLPSIERQKTMIEWMQESQKQISLFGQLIEQKQQFQHQIFKSLLSKE; encoded by the coding sequence TTGCGGACTCTTAAAGATATAGCACATATTCAAGTAGGACTAACACTTTCAAGGACAAGAGCAACTCTTACTAATCTAGAAAAATATCCCTACAGAAGCGTTTCTATCAATGCCTTTTGCGAAAATGGAATCACAATGCTTCAAGGATATGAAAACTCTTATCTTGCGTCAGAGCAGATCTCTAGCGAGCATTTAACGCAAGAGGGAGATGTCCTTGTGAGATTGAGAGATCCAATCAGATCGATTCATATCTCCAAAGCCGAGGAGGGTTTGTTGATCTCATCTTTGATTGCAGTGATTCGCCCAAATCCAAAGATTGTTTTGGGAAAATTTCTAGCTTTTTATCTCAACTCATCATTGCCTCAGGCTTTTTTCCAATCCAAAATCAAAGGCACTGCCATTGCGACGATCAAACTCTCCGATCTGAAAGATCTCAAAATCCCTCTCCCCTCTATAGAGAGACAAAAGACTATGATTGAGTGGATGCAAGAAAGTCAGAAGCAGATCTCTCTATTTGGCCAACTTATCGAGCAAAAACAGCAATTTCAACACCAAATCTTCAAATCATTATTATCAAAGGAGTGA
- a CDS encoding fumarate reductase iron-sulfur subunit: protein MSNRILTFKIFKYNPQSAISKPHFAEYQIEELDSMTVFIALNQIRAELDQALSFDFVCRAGICGSCGMMINGRPRLACRTLTKEFESGIITLMPLPAFKLIKDLSVDTGTWFEGMTKRVESWIHNNHNKNVDLTKFEERIEPEVAEEVFELDRCIECGCCVASCGTKVMRDDFIAPAGLNRVARFYIDPHDDRSDDDWFELIGDDNGIFGCMSLLACQDVCPKELPLQTKIAYLRRKMVQCK from the coding sequence ATGAGTAATCGAATCTTAACTTTTAAAATTTTCAAATACAATCCGCAAAGCGCGATTTCAAAACCTCATTTTGCTGAATATCAGATTGAGGAATTGGATTCTATGACGGTGTTTATCGCACTCAATCAGATCAGAGCTGAGCTTGATCAGGCTTTGAGCTTTGATTTTGTGTGTCGAGCAGGAATCTGTGGGAGCTGTGGAATGATGATCAATGGTCGCCCACGCCTTGCGTGCCGCACATTGACAAAAGAATTTGAGAGTGGGATCATTACTTTGATGCCACTTCCAGCGTTTAAGCTCATCAAAGATCTGTCTGTGGATACGGGGACTTGGTTTGAGGGAATGACAAAGAGGGTAGAAAGCTGGATACACAATAATCACAACAAAAATGTTGATTTGACGAAGTTTGAAGAAAGGATTGAGCCTGAAGTCGCTGAAGAGGTGTTTGAGCTTGATCGTTGCATTGAGTGTGGATGCTGTGTGGCAAGCTGTGGGACGAAGGTGATGAGAGATGACTTCATCGCTCCTGCAGGACTTAATCGTGTCGCACGATTCTATATCGATCCTCACGATGATCGAAGTGATGATGATTGGTTTGAATTGATTGGTGATGATAATGGAATCTTTGGCTGTATGTCGCTTCTTGCTTGTCAAGATGTCTGCCCCAAAGAACTTCCCCTCCAAACCAAAATCGCTTACTTGCGTCGCAAAATGGTGCAGTGTAAATAA